A region from the Ursus arctos isolate Adak ecotype North America unplaced genomic scaffold, UrsArc2.0 scaffold_6, whole genome shotgun sequence genome encodes:
- the LOC113252649 gene encoding elongin-C-like, protein MSVKSIPLDGHEFIIKRRHALTSGTIKAMLSGPDRFAESEINEVNFRDIASHVLSKVRMYFTYEVHYTNSSMKIPGFPTAPEIVGGWLMAANFLDCYTR, encoded by the coding sequence ATGTCTGTCAAATCGATACCTTTGGATGGTCatgaatttattataaaaagacgACATGCACTAACATCCGGAACAATAAAAGCCATGTTGAGTGGCCCAGATCGGTTTGCTGAGAGTGAAATTAACGAAGTCAATTTTAGAGACATCGCTTCACACGTGCTGTCAAAAGTACGCATGTATTTTACCTACGAGGTTCACTACACGAACAGCTCCATGAAAATTCCGGGATTCCCAACTGCACCTGAAATTGTAGGGGGATGGCTGATGGCCGCCAACTTCCTAGATTGTTACACAAGATAA